A single uncultured Fretibacterium sp. DNA region contains:
- a CDS encoding transcriptional repressor — MAKYSSGILEIVNRVGGHMTAEQVFLEMKRQYPSVVMATVYNNLNTLCAQGVIRRLSVEGQPDRYDRTLRHDHLVCRSCGKLKDVFLGDLTEYLRTETGLDIDSYDLKLSYVCDECRGKTRPEGRKEQG; from the coding sequence ATGGCAAAGTACAGCAGCGGCATCCTGGAGATCGTGAACAGGGTGGGGGGTCATATGACCGCCGAGCAGGTTTTCCTGGAGATGAAGAGGCAGTACCCCTCCGTCGTCATGGCGACGGTCTACAACAACCTGAATACGCTCTGCGCACAGGGTGTTATCCGCAGGTTGAGCGTGGAGGGGCAGCCGGATCGCTACGACCGCACTCTGCGGCACGACCATCTGGTCTGTCGAAGCTGCGGGAAGCTCAAGGACGTCTTTCTGGGGGACCTCACGGAGTACCTGAGGACGGAGACGGGGCTCGATATCGATTCCTACGACCTCAAACTCTCCTATGTCTGCGACGAGTGCCGCGGAAAGACACGCCCGGAAGGGCGGAAAGAACAGGGTTGA
- the ahpC gene encoding alkyl hydroperoxide reductase subunit C codes for MSMINKEVSDFKVQAYHNGEFKTVTKADILGKWSVFFFYPADFTFVCPTELEDLQNKYADFKKAGCEIYSVSTDTHFVHKAWHDESDRIGKITYPMLADPTHALSRDFEVLIEDAGLAERGSFIVNPEGKIVVYEVNAGNVGRNADELFRRLQASQFVAEHGDQVCPAKWQPGAETLKPSLDLVGKL; via the coding sequence ATGTCCATGATCAACAAAGAAGTTAGCGATTTCAAGGTCCAGGCGTATCATAACGGTGAGTTCAAGACCGTCACGAAGGCGGATATTCTTGGAAAGTGGAGCGTTTTCTTCTTTTATCCCGCGGACTTCACCTTCGTCTGCCCCACGGAGCTCGAGGACCTGCAGAACAAGTATGCCGACTTCAAGAAGGCGGGCTGCGAGATTTACTCGGTCTCCACGGACACCCATTTCGTCCATAAGGCATGGCACGACGAGTCCGATCGCATTGGGAAGATCACCTATCCGATGCTGGCGGACCCCACGCACGCGCTGAGCAGGGACTTCGAGGTGCTGATCGAGGACGCCGGCCTGGCGGAGCGCGGCAGCTTCATCGTGAACCCCGAGGGGAAGATCGTGGTGTACGAGGTCAACGCCGGCAACGTGGGGCGCAATGCCGACGAGCTTTTCCGCCGTCTGCAGGCCAGCCAGTTCGTGGCTGAGCACGGGGATCAGGTCTGCCCTGCGAAGTGGCAGCCCGGCGCGGAGACCCTGAAGCCGAGCCTGGACCTGGTTGGCAAGCTCTGA